A region from the Armigeres subalbatus isolate Guangzhou_Male unplaced genomic scaffold, GZ_Asu_2 Contig185, whole genome shotgun sequence genome encodes:
- the LOC134203425 gene encoding uncharacterized protein K02A2.6-like: MPGSGDFQVIYQQILRQNQAMAEQNTRLMEMMERFGNQENVSIGRRAARSSSSSSGVRVREFVYDPDNGLVFDRWYRKYEDLFLKDGAKLDDAAKVRLLLRSLSVTVHDKYVNFVLPKHPMPTSANLKHDTAIVEHKKSVSTICAVKQNKPPSMTPSSKEKEKTKSEGPKTPCWQCGGMHYVRDCTYTKHVCRDCKQTGHKEGYCGSYTSKAALKKKKHVNGIFSINQVSCTSRRKFLTVDINGSQVTNNSINLIGLEWIELFKLWDTPLSTICNQVHVADGQVKQIQVYKAAYPEVFKNGLGRCKKMKVRLYLKPDAKPVFKPKRPVPFTSMEKIDAELDRLQSLGIITPVDFSQWAAPIVVVKKPGGKLYGCRYFSVIDLSDAYLQVEVDDSKQLLTINTHRGLFRFNRLAPGVKSAPGAFQQLMNSMVADLEGVDTFLDDIFVASKTEEEHHKMLKALFQRRQAYGFVLREEKCNILQTEVKYLAHIVDENGLRPDPSKVEAIVKMPPPKDVTTLRSFLGAVNFYAKFVPEMHQLRRPLDALLKNAKFVWNSECQKSFRRFKEVLQSDLLLTHYDPSLAIIVAADASQSGIGACLLHRFPDGSLKSIEKEGLALVFAVTKFHRMLLGRKFTLQTDHQPLLRIFGQKKGIPVHTANRLQRWALTLLCYNFDIEYVSTTQVGYADVLSRLINGYVKAEEDFIIASIQLEDDIDIPLQEAISSLPVTFKAVRGATLQCPVLQQVIQYNQRGWPSKIDDIANAEVRPFFAHRDALSVVNGCVMMSNRLVIPDSFRQRILKQLDRGHPGMKRMKAIARSHVYWPRIDDHIADFVKRCESSVENYYYY; encoded by the exons ATGCCTGGATCCGGCGACTTTCAAGTAATCTACCAGCAAATCCTGCGGCAGAATCAAGCGATGGCGGAGCAAAACACCCGGCTGATGGAGATGATGGAACGTTTTGGCAATCAAGAAAACGTTTCCATCGGTCGGCGGGCAGCCCGGAGTTCATCATCGAGTTCGGGAGTTCGGGTCCGGGAGTTCGTCTACGATCCAGACAACGGGCTCGTTTTCGACCGGTGGTACCGGAAGTACGAAGACCTTTTCCTCAAGGACGGAGCGAAGTTGGACGATGCGGCGAAAGTGCGGTTGCTGTTGAGAAGCCTCAGCGTGACGGTGCACGACAAGTACGTCAACTTCGTGCTCCCAAAGCACCCCA TGCCAACGTCTGCAAACCTCAAGCACGACACGGCCATAGTGGAACACAAGAAATCGGTGAGTACAATCTGCGCAGTCAAGCAGAACAAGCCTCCATCGATGACACCGAGTTCCAAAGAGAAGGAGAAGACGAAGTCCGAAGGTCCAAAAACACCCTGCTGGCAGTGTGGCGGAATGCACTACGTCCGGGACTGCACCTACACGAAGCACGTTTGTCGGGACTGCAAGCAAACCGGCCACAAAGAAGGGTATTGTGGCAGCTACACTTCGAAGGCGGCActcaagaagaagaagcacgTGAACGGAATTTTCTCCATCAACCAGGTCAGCTGCACTTCTAGACGGAAGTTCCTAACGGTGGATATCAACGGGTCTCAAGTGACCAACAACAGCATCAACCTGATCGGTCTGGAATGGATCGAGCTGTTCAAGCTGTGGGACACCCCGCTATCTACAATCTGCAACCAGGTCCACGTTGCCGATGGTCAAGTCAAGCAAATCCAAGTGTACAAAGCTGCGTATCCCGAAGTGTTCAAGAACGGCCTCGGACGCTGCAAGAAGATGAAGGTCCGACTCTATCTCAAGCCCGATGCCAAACCCGTTTTCAAGCCGAAGCGCCCAGTTCCTTTCACGTCCatggagaagatcgatgcggaGCTGGACCGACTTCAATCGCTGGGCATCATCACGCCTGTCGATTTCTCGCAGTGGGCGGCTCCGATCGTCGTAGTGAAGAAGCCCGGAGGAAAA CTTTATGGGTGCCGGTATTTCAGCGTCATCGACCTGAGTGACGCCTATCTTCAAGTTGAAGTTGACGACTCGAAGCAGCTGCTCACAATCAACACGCATCGAGGTCTCTTCCGCTTCAACCGGCTCGCACCAGGAGTAAAATCCGCTCCCGGGGCCTTCCAGCAGTTGATGAACAGCATGGTTGCCGATCTCGAAGGAGTGGACACGTTTCTGGACGACATCTTCGTGGCCAGCAAAACCGAAGAGGAGCACCACAAGATGCTCAAAGCACTGTTTCAACGCCGTCAAGCCTACGGTTTCGTTCTGAGGGAAGAAAAGTGCAACATTCTGCAGACGGAGGTAAAGTATTTGGCGCACATCGTAGACGAGAACGGTCTCCGTCCTGACCCATCCAAGGTGGAAGCCATTGTCAAGATGCCACCGCCCAAAGATGTCACAACTCTACGCTCGTTCCTTGGTGCGGTGAATTTCTACGCGAAGTTTGTCCCGGAGATGCACCAACTGCGGCGGCCACTCGACGCGCTGCTGAAGAATGCCAAATTCGTTTGGAACAGCGAGTGCCAGAAATCGTTCAGGCGCTTCAAGGAAGTACTCCAGTCGGATTTGCTTCTGACACACTACGATCCATCACTAGCCATCATAGTTGCTGCCGACGCCTCGCAGTCCGGAATCGGTGCCTGCCTTCTACACAGGTTCCCCGATGGCTCACTCAAATCT ATCGAGAAGGAAGGTCTTGCACTGGTGTTTGCCGTAACGAAATTCCATCGGATGCTGCTTGGACGCAAGTTCACCCTCCAGACGGATCATCAGCCACTCCTGCGGATATTCGGACAGAAGAAGGGTATTCCGGTTCACACGGCCAACCGCCTTCAACGTTGGGCCCTGACGCTTCTGTGTTACAACTTCGACATCGAGTACGTGTCCACCACGCAGGTTGGATATGCCGACGTACTGTCCCGCCTCATCAACGGTTACGTCAAAGCAGAGGAGGACTTCATCATCGCATCGATTCAACTGGAAGACGACATCGATATTCCACTCCAGGAAGCCATCAGTTCGCTGCCAGTTACGTTCAAAGCGGTTCGCGGTGCTACTCTCCAGTGCCCGGTTCTCCAACAAGTGATCCAGTACAACCAGCGTGGATGGCCCTCCAAAATCGATGACATCGCTAACGCTGAAGTTCGCCCTTTCTTCGCTCATCGAGACGCTCTATCGGTAGTGAATGGGTGCGTCATGATGTCCAACCGTTTGGTGATTCCGGACAGTTTTCGGCAGCGGATTCTCAAGCAACTCGACCGAGGACATCCGGGAATGAAGCGGATGAAAGCTATCGCACGTAGTCACGTGTACTGGCCGAGGATCGATGACCACATTGCTGATTTTGTGAAGAGATGTGAAAGCAGTgttgaaaattattattattattaa
- the LOC134203427 gene encoding uncharacterized protein LOC134203427 has product MPTNETIQAELAETSKNQLTALEGALKKMTEDAKKLKDQPHTWVQVTSTIGMLDALYTQASGVLLKLEGIEGPHRRRAPLMALHLRAKVTLEELANASKPVPPVRAQEPLLDQTIQPHTNRADHLPRIDLPRFNGSPTEWLSFKSRFEKRISALSEDADKFEFLCMCLEHFEPAKNSIEALENSGTSFTDAWQKLKARFYKRRNAFEGYFTKLLRVNNITNPNAKAILALIDAVDTTVHAAQQINGGRSQTLDCVANGLLVAIVKGKMDNSTLSKLEESLDLQQIYMWTEL; this is encoded by the coding sequence ATGCCGACGAACGAAACAATTCAAGCAGAGCTGGCAGAGACCAGCAAAAACCAACTCACGGCGCTAGAAGGCGCGCTGAAGAAAATGACAGAAGATGCCAAAAAACTAAAAGACCAGCCTCATACATGGGTGCAAGTTACAAGCACCATTGGAATGCTGGACGCCCTGTACACACAAGCATCAGGCGTTTTGCTGAAACTAGAGGGCATCGAGGGCCCCCATCGACGCAGAGCTCCTCTCATGGCGCTCCACCTACGTGCCAAAGTGACCTTAGAGGAGCTGGCCAACGCGTCAAAACCAGTTCCTCCAGTACGCGCACAGGAACCGCTGCTGGATCAAACTATTCAGCCGCACACCAACAGGGCGGATCATTTACCGAGGATCGATCTCCCTCGGTTCAATGGTTCGCCGACCGAGTGGCTCTCATTCAAGAGCCGTTTTGAAAAGCGCATATCTGCGCTAAGTGAAGACGCAGACAAATTCGAGTTTCTATGCATGTGCCTTGAGCACTTCGAACCGGCGAAAAATTCGATTGAAGCTCTTGAGAATTCAGGGACTTCTTTTACCGATGCATGGCAAAAATTAAAAGCGCGCTTTTACAAGCGCCGTAATGCCTTTGAAGGCTACTTCACCAAATTACTTAGGGTGAACAACATTACAAACCCCAATGCCAAGGCGATCTTGGCACTAATCGATGCGGTGGACACCACGGTTCATGCCGCTCAACAAATCAACGGAGGACGCAGCCAAACGCTGGATTGCGTCGCAAACGGGCTACTTGTAGCCATTGTGAAGGGGAAAATGGACAACTCTACCCTGTCCAAGCTCGAAGAGAGCCTGGACCTCCAACAGATTTATATGTGGACCGAATTGTAA